The Longimicrobiaceae bacterium genome segment GGGGCGCGGGTGCGGGTGGGGGCCGCGCGCGGCGCCTACGCCCTGGTCGGCGCCCGCGGGGAGCACCTGCTGTGGGACGTTTTCCTCGACGCAGCCGAGAGCACGGTGGAGCGGATCCCCTCTGTCGGGGAGTGGGAGGCGGGTGCCGGCTGGGCGTTCCGCCGCGCGACGGTGGAGTACCGCTTCGTGGCCCGCGGCCGCGAGTACCGCACCCAGGCGGCACCGCACCGCTGGGGCTCCCTCGGCCTCTCCTGGCACCCGGGGCGGTCCAGGTAGCCGCCCTCCATCCGGCCCCTCCGGGCACCGTTCCGCCCCATCCCATCCCCGCTCTTGACACCCCCCCGGGGGGCGCCGTATTCTGTCGCTCAGTTGAAAATGGTTCTCAAACTCACATCCGGGTGAGGCGGGGCCGACACGCAGCAGGGACGCGCAGTTGATCCGTACCCGGTCCGCAACGCTCCTCGCCGCCGCGCTCCTCGCCGGGTGCGCGCCGCGGCCGCAGGCCCCCGCCGTGGTCCCGGCCGCGGCGGCCGACACGGTCCCCGTGGAGCGCGAGGCGTTCCTGATGGGGACGACCCTCCGTGGGCGGGTGCTGGCCCCCACGCGGGAGGCCGGGCTGGCGACGCTGGAGCGGGCCTTCGCGGAGGTGCGGCGGCAGGAGGCGCTCCTCAGCTCCTGGCGCGACGACGCGGAGCTGGCGCGAGTCAACGGAGCCCCCCCCGGCGCCCCGGTCCGTCCCGACGCGGAGCTGGTCGCCCTCCTCGCCGAGGCG includes the following:
- a CDS encoding FAD:protein FMN transferase — translated: MIRTRSATLLAAALLAGCAPRPQAPAVVPAAAADTVPVEREAFLMGTTLRGRVLAPTREAGLATLERAFAEVRRQEALLSSWRDDAELARVNGAPPGAPVRPDAELVALLAEA